From Staphylothermus hellenicus DSM 12710, a single genomic window includes:
- the bgaS gene encoding beta-galactosidase BgaS, with protein sequence MGGSFTSSEKIEFPQGFKWGVSQSGFQFEMGDAYRRFIDTNTDWWHWVRDPYNISARLVSGDLPEDGINYAELYRRDHEIAYRLGLNTYRIGIEWSRIFPHPTWFVEVDVEYDGNGLIKSVKITEDTLRELDKLASQSALRFYRDIITDLRRLGFKVIVNLYHFTIPYWLHNPLRARETGLRKGPLGLLEHSFPVEFAKYAAYMAWKLSDIVDFWSTINEPMVPAELGYLWPQSGFPPGVNAPQSFPKAVTNLILAHSLAYDMVKKFDTVKADQDSDKAAHVGIIYNIVPVYGLSEGDEEAAEHHSYLHNDAFLTAITSGKLDLNLDQTTIVKPPLLGGRKLDWIGVNYYTRAVVKRLEPMHGNKIMDFATVPGYGYACNPYGFSKIGRWCSAMGWEHYPEGLEKAVLIARKYCENIYITENGISDPHDIYRPAYIVNHVYVLHKLIENGVSVKGYLHWALLDNYEWAHGFRQRFGLYEVDLTTKERKPRPSAMIYKSIAESNSIPKEYLKYLIEMKWDRA encoded by the coding sequence ATGGGAGGATCTTTTACGTCTTCTGAGAAGATAGAGTTTCCTCAGGGGTTCAAATGGGGTGTTTCGCAGTCTGGATTTCAATTTGAAATGGGGGATGCTTATAGAAGGTTTATTGATACCAATACTGATTGGTGGCACTGGGTTAGGGATCCTTACAATATTAGTGCTAGGCTTGTTAGTGGAGACCTACCTGAGGATGGGATAAATTATGCTGAGCTGTATAGGAGGGATCACGAAATAGCGTATAGGCTTGGCTTAAACACTTATAGGATTGGGATCGAGTGGAGCAGAATCTTTCCCCACCCAACGTGGTTTGTTGAGGTGGATGTTGAGTATGATGGTAATGGTCTTATAAAAAGTGTTAAGATTACCGAGGATACTTTGAGGGAGCTGGACAAACTAGCTAGTCAGAGCGCTCTAAGATTTTATCGTGATATAATAACGGATCTTCGACGACTAGGCTTTAAAGTAATAGTTAACCTTTACCATTTCACTATACCCTACTGGCTCCACAACCCCCTGAGAGCTAGAGAGACAGGTCTTCGAAAGGGCCCCCTAGGATTATTAGAGCACTCCTTCCCAGTAGAATTCGCAAAATATGCTGCGTATATGGCGTGGAAGCTGAGTGATATAGTTGATTTCTGGTCAACCATAAACGAGCCCATGGTACCAGCAGAACTGGGCTACCTATGGCCTCAAAGCGGCTTCCCGCCAGGAGTGAATGCCCCCCAATCCTTCCCAAAGGCTGTAACAAATCTTATTCTAGCACACTCCCTAGCATATGATATGGTTAAGAAATTTGACACTGTAAAGGCAGATCAGGACTCGGATAAGGCTGCTCATGTAGGCATAATATATAATATTGTCCCAGTGTATGGTCTCAGCGAGGGAGATGAAGAGGCTGCAGAACATCACTCCTACCTGCATAACGATGCTTTCCTAACAGCCATTACTAGTGGGAAACTCGATCTAAACCTTGACCAGACAACAATCGTTAAGCCGCCGCTATTAGGCGGGAGGAAATTAGACTGGATTGGTGTAAACTATTATACAAGAGCAGTGGTTAAGCGTTTAGAACCCATGCATGGAAATAAAATCATGGACTTCGCCACCGTACCTGGCTACGGATACGCCTGCAACCCCTACGGGTTCTCAAAGATTGGGAGATGGTGTAGTGCAATGGGATGGGAACATTATCCCGAGGGGTTGGAGAAGGCTGTATTGATAGCTAGGAAGTATTGTGAAAACATATATATTACCGAGAACGGTATCTCAGACCCCCACGATATATATCGTCCAGCATACATAGTAAACCATGTATATGTCCTACACAAACTAATAGAGAACGGTGTAAGTGTTAAAGGATACCTGCATTGGGCTCTATTAGACAACTATGAATGGGCACACGGATTTAGGCAAAGATTCGGATTATACGAGGTAGATCTTACTACAAAGGAGAGAAAACCCAGACCCTCAGCCATGATCTACAAATCCATAGCAGAATCAAACTCTATACCCAAAGAATACTTGAAATACCTAATAGAAATGAAATGGGATAGAGCCTAG
- a CDS encoding carboxypeptidase M32, producing the protein MVFENQVIKDIINKYRVIWAIGHAQSLMGWDAETYMPREGVKERAIAQSELSVLSQQLILRPEFVESVDKASQLEDLNDYEKGVVRVLQRRIRIAKALPPWLVAEYSKVTQEAVVVWREAKQQNDFGKFKPYLEKIVDLARKAADYLGWEEHPYDALLDLYEEGLRTRDVDRILGYLEKEIKRVLEKVMSEGKYPREHPLEKAKYSREDMEKINYKVLEFFGFPLGKRSRIDVSAHPFTQSMGIFDVRITTRYEGYDFKRSLLSVVHEFGHALYELQIDEKLMATPIGSGVSLGIHEGQSRFWENIVGRSREFVEVIYPILKEHLDFIEKYSPEDIYYYFNTVRPSLIRTEADEVTYNLHILLRAKIEKQLISGEIKVDDVPEIWNNTMEELLGVRPKNYAEGVLQDIHWSMGSIGYFPTYTLGNLVAAQMKYHMLKEINIPEKILNKEFQEIKEWQKEKIHRWGATYAPKDLLRKAFGEEYEPKYFIKHLEEKYLS; encoded by the coding sequence ATGGTGTTCGAGAACCAGGTTATTAAGGATATTATTAATAAGTACCGTGTAATATGGGCTATTGGCCATGCTCAATCCCTTATGGGATGGGATGCTGAAACCTATATGCCTAGGGAGGGGGTTAAGGAGAGAGCTATTGCTCAATCCGAGCTAAGTGTTCTCAGCCAACAATTAATACTTAGACCAGAATTTGTGGAATCAGTGGATAAAGCTTCCCAGCTAGAGGATTTAAACGATTATGAGAAAGGAGTTGTGAGAGTTCTTCAGAGAAGGATACGTATAGCAAAAGCTTTACCACCATGGCTAGTAGCAGAGTATAGCAAGGTTACACAGGAGGCAGTTGTTGTTTGGAGGGAGGCTAAGCAACAAAATGATTTCGGTAAATTTAAGCCTTATCTAGAGAAAATAGTTGATCTAGCACGTAAAGCAGCTGATTATCTAGGATGGGAGGAGCACCCATATGATGCATTACTAGACTTGTACGAGGAAGGGTTGAGGACTAGAGATGTTGATAGAATACTTGGTTACTTGGAGAAGGAGATTAAGAGAGTTCTCGAGAAAGTTATGAGTGAAGGCAAGTATCCTAGGGAGCATCCATTAGAGAAGGCAAAGTATAGTAGAGAAGACATGGAAAAGATTAATTATAAAGTACTAGAATTCTTCGGTTTCCCACTAGGTAAACGTTCAAGAATAGATGTCTCAGCTCACCCGTTCACACAAAGTATGGGAATATTTGATGTAAGAATAACTACTAGGTATGAAGGATACGATTTCAAACGATCACTTCTAAGCGTTGTCCACGAGTTCGGCCACGCGCTCTACGAGCTACAAATAGATGAGAAATTAATGGCAACACCTATAGGGAGCGGTGTTAGCTTAGGAATACATGAGGGACAATCACGTTTCTGGGAAAACATAGTTGGTAGAAGCAGGGAATTTGTAGAGGTAATCTATCCTATTCTAAAAGAACACTTAGACTTCATAGAAAAATATAGTCCCGAAGACATCTATTACTATTTCAACACTGTAAGACCCAGCCTGATAAGAACTGAGGCTGACGAGGTAACATATAATTTACACATACTTCTCCGAGCAAAAATAGAGAAGCAACTAATAAGTGGAGAAATCAAAGTAGACGATGTACCAGAAATATGGAATAATACAATGGAAGAACTCCTAGGAGTTAGGCCGAAAAACTATGCTGAAGGAGTACTTCAAGACATACATTGGAGCATGGGATCAATAGGGTACTTCCCAACATATACACTAGGAAACCTTGTAGCTGCACAAATGAAATACCATATGTTGAAAGAAATAAACATTCCAGAGAAGATCCTGAATAAAGAGTTCCAAGAAATAAAGGAGTGGCAGAAAGAAAAAATACACAGATGGGGAGCAACATATGCACCAAAAGATCTATTGAGGAAAGCGTTCGGAGAAGAATATGAGCCAAAATACTTTATCAAACACCTAGAAGAAAAATATTTATCATAA
- a CDS encoding magnesium transporter CorA family protein produces MANTHRELCIDRNGEITSNCKDSRWVHKFTLPQECQKYFSFKAQAPLKIVFPIAYNNSLRRLCIKIDENRVQSYSSKYLKGLIEEIASILPKLGELNAYTVLYTIYRTIMSYYHEELSRSDQEIEEIINNVMKGRPVYDPIVRTYNKLSKLHRGVHGLIYSLQKLSRIYDELKELADEAIMLENMYSTSIDRVTQAFNMYYTLIGEKTNRVVTKLTIISAIFLPLTLITGIYGMNFKYMPELYHPLGYYTTLAVMGTIAVGELVYFKIKKWI; encoded by the coding sequence TTGGCTAATACACATAGAGAACTATGTATTGATAGGAATGGAGAAATAACAAGTAATTGTAAGGATTCTAGATGGGTTCACAAATTTACTCTTCCACAGGAATGCCAAAAATATTTCTCATTTAAAGCACAGGCTCCCCTCAAAATAGTTTTTCCCATAGCTTATAATAATAGTCTTCGTAGATTATGTATAAAGATAGATGAGAACCGTGTTCAAAGCTATTCGAGCAAATATTTGAAGGGACTAATAGAGGAAATAGCAAGTATATTGCCGAAGCTTGGAGAACTAAATGCTTACACGGTTCTTTACACAATATATAGAACTATTATGAGCTATTACCACGAGGAACTATCCCGGAGCGATCAAGAAATAGAGGAAATTATTAATAACGTTATGAAGGGAAGACCAGTCTATGATCCAATAGTAAGGACTTATAATAAGTTATCCAAGCTTCACCGAGGTGTTCATGGACTAATTTATTCTCTGCAAAAACTTAGCAGAATATATGATGAATTAAAAGAATTAGCAGATGAAGCTATTATGCTTGAAAACATGTATAGTACCTCAATAGATCGTGTTACACAAGCATTTAACATGTACTACACGCTTATAGGTGAAAAAACAAACAGGGTTGTGACAAAACTAACAATTATATCAGCAATATTCCTACCATTAACACTTATAACAGGAATATATGGTATGAACTTCAAATACATGCCAGAACTATATCATCCACTAGGATACTATACAACCCTAGCAGTCATGGGGACTATAGCTGTCGGAGAACTAGTATATTTCAAGATTAAAAAGTGGATCTAA
- the fba gene encoding class I fructose-bisphosphate aldolase: MNYSPTYNEVGKRIRLSRILRNDRAVVFAFDHGVEHGPSDFPPEHVNPRVILEKVVDAGVDAIMMLPGIARLTWDIWGNKTALIIKVTSKTNLRPKDERLLQSPFGFVEDAVALGADAVAATVYWGSQYEDLMLQRWFTIRDAAETYGLPCLQLAYPRGPAIANRYDVEIVRYGARAAAESGADLIKTYYTGSLETFREVVKAASGVPVLMSGGPRREKEIDFLRDVWNVIQAGGKGVVVGRNVFQHKNPKAMIKAVKAVVHENKTPEEAVKLLEQ; encoded by the coding sequence ATGAACTATTCTCCAACATATAATGAGGTAGGGAAGAGGATCAGGCTTAGCAGAATACTTAGAAATGATAGAGCAGTTGTATTCGCGTTTGATCACGGAGTAGAGCATGGACCCAGCGATTTCCCGCCTGAACATGTTAATCCAAGAGTTATACTCGAGAAAGTTGTGGATGCAGGTGTTGACGCGATCATGATGCTGCCCGGTATTGCTCGTTTAACATGGGATATTTGGGGAAACAAGACAGCATTGATAATTAAGGTTACAAGTAAAACTAATCTAAGACCTAAGGATGAGAGACTCCTACAATCACCTTTCGGCTTCGTAGAAGACGCTGTAGCGTTGGGAGCGGATGCTGTAGCAGCAACTGTTTATTGGGGTAGCCAGTACGAGGACCTCATGCTTCAGAGATGGTTCACTATAAGAGATGCTGCTGAAACATATGGTTTACCATGTTTACAACTAGCATATCCTCGTGGACCAGCTATAGCGAATAGATACGATGTAGAAATAGTACGTTATGGTGCGAGGGCAGCTGCAGAATCAGGAGCGGATCTTATAAAAACATACTATACTGGCAGCCTAGAAACATTTCGAGAAGTAGTTAAAGCTGCAAGCGGTGTACCCGTACTTATGAGTGGAGGTCCACGTAGGGAGAAAGAAATAGATTTCCTGAGAGATGTATGGAACGTTATACAGGCAGGAGGTAAAGGAGTTGTTGTTGGAAGAAATGTTTTCCAACATAAAAACCCGAAAGCAATGATCAAAGCTGTAAAAGCCGTTGTTCACGAGAACAAGACTCCAGAGGAAGCTGTTAAGCTACTTGAGCAGTAA
- a CDS encoding MFS transporter, whose product MSKTIVDKRSFYTAMLSVVVVMIVSGIVSPHISIKVLEANGLLWVSLLTLGFMSARAFSSILHAELYELLSARITGAIGLGLILLSYILYIISSPILYPAIKLLEGFSAGLFWPLMQTLLVVGVDKNWRSRWLSIYFLVGNISGYAGYQIGSLIIQFWGSESILYTGIIIGLSYLLLYIIISPSTRYPVEKRGGISFRIILRETSRIPELIPLVFLVGGVNGLLKDYLFAYAKVLTGFTEAVLRNYWSIAGYTGLILSIVFSHMLEAQGHTRTVLVISISAVLSVIILPITSNPLIVFTVITLCIIGIRTLRPILRGLASNKTSKPEMGIALINSLANISAGITPFLIALFSIII is encoded by the coding sequence ATGTCTAAGACCATTGTTGATAAAAGGAGTTTTTATACTGCGATGCTTAGCGTGGTAGTTGTAATGATTGTTTCCGGTATTGTTTCTCCTCATATTAGCATTAAGGTTTTAGAAGCTAATGGTTTATTATGGGTTTCCCTCTTAACACTTGGTTTCATGTCTGCGAGAGCGTTTTCATCAATACTTCACGCTGAATTATACGAATTATTATCTGCTAGGATTACAGGAGCTATTGGTTTAGGATTAATTCTATTATCATATATATTATATATTATATCTTCACCCATACTATATCCCGCGATAAAGCTTCTAGAAGGTTTTTCTGCAGGTCTTTTCTGGCCTTTAATGCAGACTCTCCTAGTTGTTGGTGTTGATAAGAATTGGCGTAGTAGGTGGTTGAGCATATATTTTTTAGTGGGAAATATTTCTGGTTATGCAGGATACCAGATTGGATCACTGATTATACAGTTTTGGGGTTCTGAATCAATACTATATACGGGGATAATTATTGGTTTATCCTACCTATTATTATATATTATTATTTCCCCCTCCACTAGATATCCTGTTGAGAAGCGTGGAGGAATTAGTTTCAGGATTATATTGAGGGAAACCAGTAGAATACCAGAATTAATACCCTTAGTTTTCCTGGTTGGAGGAGTTAATGGGTTGTTGAAGGATTACTTATTCGCATATGCTAAGGTGTTAACAGGATTTACTGAAGCGGTCCTCAGAAATTATTGGAGCATTGCAGGATATACTGGTTTAATACTCAGCATAGTGTTCTCCCACATGCTTGAAGCACAGGGACATACTAGAACAGTACTTGTTATATCTATATCAGCAGTACTTTCAGTAATAATTTTACCCATAACAAGCAACCCATTAATAGTATTTACAGTAATAACGCTATGCATTATAGGGATAAGAACCCTCCGGCCTATTCTGAGAGGATTAGCAAGCAATAAAACCTCTAAACCAGAGATGGGAATAGCGCTGATTAATAGTTTAGCAAATATTTCAGCAGGAATAACCCCGTTCCTGATCGCATTATTCTCAATTATCATATAA
- a CDS encoding molybdopterin molybdotransferase MoeA — protein MSKEYMFATKKIYHHMDLDRFYQLVREHVKQTRIIEIDVKKSLNHVLAENIYSPYDRPLFDLSHADGFAVRYDDIKHASKDNPVKLSIVRDVNSRKANDYVLKSGEAVFVETGYPLPLGADTVIPIEETIVKNEYVYIKKPHPKFSHVFTRGSDYSRGELVFSKGMRITPFMLKTLLDLGVDRVRVHDKPLVALFSVGDELVDEPFDPVNWKLPTSTRFLDKYAIEYYGGIIIREEKLPDDPNIIVEVIKNVIDKADIIVTIGGVSMGPRDYSWISLYEAFKPLHYWRGLKMHPARSTSGLIIDGKPIINQPGLHQSSLSALILVVTPILNHVQGQILEPRYPCVNLSLTNKYVENKYIDHYRVRPVEIQGSKCEVIDLKGSYYLSPLNMSDGFTILKPGTREINAGEEIRVCFYEPIHKSYNAPTM, from the coding sequence ATGAGTAAAGAGTACATGTTTGCTACGAAGAAAATCTATCATCACATGGATCTAGATAGGTTTTATCAATTAGTTAGAGAACATGTTAAACAAACAAGAATAATAGAAATAGACGTGAAAAAATCACTGAACCATGTTCTCGCCGAAAATATTTATTCACCATATGACAGACCATTATTTGATCTAAGCCATGCAGATGGATTCGCTGTAAGATACGATGATATAAAACATGCTAGTAAAGATAACCCTGTCAAGCTTAGTATAGTTAGAGATGTAAATTCTAGGAAAGCCAATGATTACGTATTGAAAAGCGGTGAAGCAGTTTTCGTTGAGACAGGTTATCCATTACCATTGGGTGCAGATACTGTTATCCCGATCGAGGAAACAATTGTTAAGAATGAATATGTTTATATTAAGAAGCCTCATCCAAAGTTTTCACATGTTTTTACGCGGGGAAGTGATTATAGTAGGGGAGAACTGGTTTTCAGTAAAGGTATGAGAATTACTCCATTCATGCTGAAAACACTGTTAGATCTAGGAGTTGATAGGGTGAGAGTACATGATAAACCACTTGTAGCATTGTTTAGTGTTGGAGACGAACTTGTTGATGAACCATTCGATCCGGTTAATTGGAAACTACCTACCTCTACTCGTTTCCTAGATAAATATGCTATAGAATATTATGGCGGAATAATTATTAGAGAAGAAAAATTACCAGATGATCCAAACATTATTGTTGAAGTAATCAAGAATGTTATTGATAAAGCAGATATTATTGTGACAATAGGCGGAGTATCAATGGGTCCCAGAGACTATTCTTGGATCAGCCTCTATGAAGCATTTAAACCATTACATTATTGGAGGGGTCTAAAAATGCATCCAGCAAGGTCAACAAGTGGTTTAATAATAGACGGTAAGCCTATAATTAATCAGCCAGGTCTCCATCAATCCAGCTTATCAGCTTTAATACTCGTGGTAACACCTATTCTAAACCATGTTCAGGGACAAATACTTGAACCTAGATATCCATGTGTTAATTTATCATTAACAAATAAGTATGTGGAGAACAAGTATATTGACCATTATAGAGTGCGGCCTGTTGAGATACAGGGTTCTAAATGTGAAGTAATCGATTTGAAAGGATCATATTATCTCTCACCATTAAATATGAGTGATGGATTCACAATATTGAAGCCGGGGACAAGAGAGATTAATGCTGGAGAGGAGATTAGGGTCTGCTTCTACGAGCCAATACATAAATCATATAATGCACCAACTATGTGA
- a CDS encoding Rossmann-like domain-containing protein, with translation MSILEIDEAIRHYALSLINDYGIDPYERVICYPKTGHDLGLPSEEYVLIRGPEILLTCIYHGYIGQAFTVSPREYSGRVIDVLNMDLGEISNRGVFYAFLNALFRSLGLVDKTVHCRSYEPVKCGMKLANHIIAKYGVGKRVLHIGYQPGHVEYLAYILKDNLLVTDLRNDTVWRSKYGRLVYDGLFNENYIGVSDIVLVTASSIVNKSFWNIISKAYLLGKKTYLYGVSASAITYFLNKYTPFKINVFCPYAK, from the coding sequence TTGAGTATTCTAGAAATAGATGAAGCAATCCGCCACTATGCTTTATCACTAATAAATGATTACGGCATAGACCCATATGAAAGAGTTATTTGTTATCCAAAAACAGGACATGATCTTGGATTGCCTAGTGAAGAATATGTGTTGATTAGGGGTCCCGAGATACTGTTAACATGTATTTATCATGGATATATTGGGCAAGCATTCACTGTTTCGCCCCGAGAGTATAGTGGGAGAGTGATTGACGTATTAAATATGGATTTAGGAGAAATAAGTAACCGAGGAGTATTCTATGCATTTCTAAACGCTCTATTCCGTAGCCTAGGCCTAGTCGATAAGACTGTGCATTGTAGATCATATGAGCCGGTTAAATGTGGTATGAAACTTGCAAACCACATAATAGCTAAATACGGTGTTGGCAAGCGTGTTCTACACATAGGTTATCAGCCTGGACATGTAGAGTATCTAGCATATATTCTTAAAGACAATCTACTAGTTACTGATCTAAGAAACGATACTGTTTGGAGAAGTAAATATGGTAGACTAGTATATGATGGATTATTTAATGAAAACTATATTGGAGTATCAGACATTGTCTTAGTTACAGCTAGTAGTATTGTTAATAAAAGCTTCTGGAACATCATTAGTAAAGCATATTTACTGGGCAAGAAAACCTATTTATACGGAGTATCAGCGTCTGCAATCACTTATTTCTTAAACAAGTATACCCCATTTAAGATCAATGTTTTCTGCCCCTATGCTAAATAA
- a CDS encoding acetyl ornithine aminotransferase family protein produces MLPQVNIKPGSPGSKSKMWIEKHHKYVATTTHDPENLPLVIERGEGIWLFDVDGNRYLDFSSGISVNNLGYPSHPEVLKVVEEQLHKLGHAAGTDFYNPYQVMLAEKLVSIAPGEIERKVFFANSGTEANEAALKLVRQATGRKFIIAFLGAFHGRTYGSIALTASKTVHRKTFFPWMPGVIHVPYPNPYRNPWGIDGYENPGELVNRVLEYIEEYIFDKLVSPEEVAAVFAEPIQGEGGYVVPPKQFFPELKKLLDKYGILFVDDEVQMGLGRTGEMFAINHFKVVPDIIPLAKALSGGLIPIGATIFRAELDFKEPGMHSNTYGGNALASVAALKTLEVIEKLLPNIKKLEQLFRETLIEWRDKYEYIGDARGLGLAWAIEIVKDKKSKKPDPGRRSRILRNALNKGLVLLGCGKSAIRLIPPLIIDEEHAKIGLEILEKAIREA; encoded by the coding sequence ATGCTTCCTCAGGTGAATATCAAACCTGGTTCTCCCGGTTCAAAGTCTAAGATGTGGATTGAGAAACACCATAAATATGTGGCTACAACGACTCATGATCCAGAAAATTTGCCGCTGGTTATTGAGCGTGGTGAGGGTATTTGGTTGTTTGATGTTGATGGTAATAGGTACTTGGATTTTTCAAGCGGTATCTCAGTTAATAACTTGGGTTACCCGAGCCATCCAGAAGTTTTAAAGGTTGTTGAGGAGCAGTTGCATAAGCTTGGACATGCTGCTGGAACAGACTTTTATAATCCATACCAAGTAATGCTTGCAGAGAAGCTTGTAAGTATTGCTCCGGGGGAAATTGAGAGGAAAGTGTTCTTTGCGAATAGTGGGACAGAAGCTAATGAAGCTGCATTAAAGCTTGTGAGACAAGCTACTGGTAGAAAATTCATCATAGCCTTCCTAGGAGCGTTTCATGGCAGAACATATGGATCAATAGCTTTAACCGCTAGTAAAACTGTTCACCGTAAAACATTCTTCCCATGGATGCCTGGAGTAATCCATGTACCATATCCTAATCCATACCGTAATCCATGGGGTATTGATGGATACGAAAACCCTGGGGAACTAGTGAATAGAGTATTAGAGTATATTGAGGAGTACATCTTCGATAAACTAGTATCTCCAGAAGAGGTGGCAGCAGTATTTGCTGAGCCAATACAGGGTGAGGGAGGATATGTTGTGCCTCCAAAACAGTTCTTCCCAGAGCTAAAGAAGCTACTGGATAAATACGGTATACTATTCGTTGATGACGAGGTTCAAATGGGTCTTGGAAGAACAGGTGAAATGTTCGCTATTAATCATTTCAAAGTTGTTCCAGACATAATACCGCTGGCTAAAGCATTGAGTGGGGGATTAATACCTATAGGTGCAACAATATTCAGGGCAGAACTAGACTTTAAAGAACCAGGCATGCACAGTAATACATATGGTGGAAACGCTTTAGCATCAGTAGCAGCTTTGAAGACATTAGAGGTGATAGAGAAGTTATTACCAAATATTAAGAAGCTAGAACAATTATTCCGGGAAACACTAATTGAGTGGAGAGACAAATACGAGTATATAGGAGATGCCCGCGGATTAGGGCTTGCATGGGCTATCGAAATAGTTAAGGATAAGAAGTCTAAGAAACCAGATCCTGGTAGGAGGAGCAGGATTCTTAGGAACGCGTTGAATAAAGGCTTAGTCCTACTCGGTTGCGGTAAGAGTGCTATAAGACTAATACCTCCATTAATAATTGATGAAGAACATGCTAAGATAGGATTAGAGATTCTCGAGAAAGCTATTAGGGAAGCATAA